The Pan paniscus chromosome 17, NHGRI_mPanPan1-v2.0_pri, whole genome shotgun sequence genomic interval TGCTGGCCGGCCCTGAGTTCATGGGTTTCTGCTTTGTGATGCCCAGCCCCTCATGCCCCCatctgcttctttctctctctagaaCACTATGGCTATGCATCCTCCAACGTCAGCCCCGCCCTGCCGCTCCCCACAGCGCACTCCACCCTGCCGGCCCCGTGCCACAACCTTCAGACCTCCACACCGGGCATCATCCCACCGGCGGATCACCCCTCGGGGTACGGAGCAGCTTTGGACGGTGGGGCCGCGGGCTACTTCCTCTCCTCTGGCCACACCAGGCCTGATGGGGCCCCTGCCCTGGAGAGTCCTCGCATCGAGATAACCTCGTGCTTGGGCCTGTACCACAACAATAACCAGTTTTTCCacgatgtggaggtggaagatgtCCTCCCTAGCTCCAAACGGTCCCCCTCCACGGCCACGCTGAGTCTGCCCAGCCTGGAGGCCTACAGAGACCCCTCGTGCCTGAGCCCGGCCAGCAGCCTGTCCTCCCGCAGCTGCAACTCGGAGGCCTCCTCCTACGAGTCCAACTACTCGTACCCGTACGCGTCCCCCCAGACGTCGCCATGGCAGTCTCCCTGCGTGTCTCCCAAGACCACGGACCCCGAGGAGGGCTTTCCCCGCGGGCTGGGGGCCTGCACACTGCTGGGTTCCCCGCGGCACTCCCCCTCCACCTCGCCCCGCGCCAGCGTCACTGAGGAGAGCTGGCTGGGTGCCCGCTCCTCCAGGCCCGCGTCCCCGTGCAACAAGAGGAAGTACAGCCTCAACGGCCGGCAGCCGCCCTACTCACCCCACCACTCGCCCACGCCGTCCCCGCACGGCTCCCCGCGGGTCAGCGTGACCGACGACTCGTGGTTGGGCAACACCACCCAGTACACCAGCTCGGCCATCGTGGCCGCCATCAACGCGCTGACCACtgacagcagcctggacctgggCGATGGCGTCCCTGTCAAGTCCCGCAAGACCACCCTGGAGCAGCCGCCCTCAGTGGCGCTCAAGGTGGAGCCCGTCGGGGAGGACCTGGGCAGCCCCCCGCCCCCGGCCGACTTCGCGCCCGAAGACTTCTCCTCTTTCCAGCACATCAGGAAGGGCGGCTTCTGCGACCAGTACCTGGCGGTGCCGCAGCACCCCTACCAGTGGGCGAAGCCCAAGCCCCTGTCCCCTACGTCCTACATGAGGTGAGCCGGCCTCGCGGGGCGGGACGGGGAGGCGAGGGGGGACGGGGAGGCGCGGGGCGGGACGGggcggcgcggggcggggcggaACGCGGGGAGCGGGGCGCGGGACGGGGGGCGGCGCGGGGCGGCCGTGTCTGGGGACGAGAGTCAGGACCTGGGTGGGCAGGTGGGCTCCTCGTGGagctgggaggcagagtctgTCCCCATGTCTGCCTCCTCATGCAGACTTTTCCTTGTGCGCCTCGCCTCTGCCTCCGTCTGCGCGTTTCCCATCTGAAGTCTCCAGATCCTCTCGGGGCCTGCTGATGGCCTCGTGTTCGCTCAGTCTCTGCAAACACCCATTTCAAAGAGGGTGGCCCTGCTGGCGGTCAGGGCTTCCACGTGGGAATTCCGGGAGACGCCATCCGCCCCTAAGGAGGGCTCACACACGCGCAGTTTCTTCCTCGGGGAATTGCACGTGCCTGGCCCCCCGCGGTGGTTGCCTGCTGCTCCCGCTTCCTCCCCTGCAGTAATTGCCTTCCCTGCCTCGGGTGCAGATGGGACCGCAGCTCAACAGTGCCCCAGAGCACCCAGTCCGCCACGCTTTGGAACAGCACGGCCTCCTGCTCCCCGGAGACGCCGGCTGTGGCATCAGGCTGGGGGAGCTCACGCGCCTTCCTTCTTTGGGTCCCAGgttgttggtttttctttttaaccgtGTGAGGGGCTGCTGGAATTCCGCTGGGTCCACTTAACCAGCCTGGCGTTTTTATCTCTAACGAAACAGCTTTCCCAGCAGGTGGGCTGCGAGTGGCCCCTGAGAGTGCTTTCTGCTCTGGGATTTTTATCTGAGGCATGAAAACGTCCGTGCAGGAGGTCGAGGGCAGTGCCCCATGGCCCGTGACGTCAGGGCTGCCGCTGTGTCCTCAGGAAGAGGCGTTTGCCACGCGCAGCCCGGGGTATTCCAGGCTGGgtgttttcctgtttttgtttttttgttttgttttttttttcgtccctccccaccccccactcctTTTTTATTAGCGAGCACTCGGGGCGAGACCCGGCAGAGGGCAGAGCGGAGGGCAGGTGCAGCCCCCATGCCTGCAGGGTGAGGAAGGCAGGCAGTGAGGGTGCTCTGGGAGGACCCGTCTCTGCTCTGCAGCCTCAGGCCCTGCAGCCTCAGGCCCTGCTTCAGCCGTGGCTGGAGCATGCATGGACAGAATTAGAGCTACAAGCAGTAACAAGCCTCCAGGCTGGGAACGAACCCACCCAAACCTCTCTGAAGGCTTGTGGCAAAGAAACAGTGTTAGAGCTGACAGTTCTTTGAGCAGCCCCATGGCTGATTCTGCCTTTCTACTGGCGTGATACTTAGAATCGTCGTCAGCTGAGGTTTCGAGAGAAAGCAAGGATTACCCCTGATTTTTCTTGACTTGCAGTGGGCGCATTTACCTTTCTATCCCAACTTCTGTTTTTAATACATTAAGGTTTAAAAGGCTGGCGTATTCTAGGTGATCACAACGAGCCTGTGTCAGGACCCAGAttgtatttacaataaaaatCCCATTCAGTTGGAGGCATTGGGAAAATTTAAGAACTGTTTTGGCTTGCTGTACTATCACTGTTATTGTTTAAGTAAAAGTACAAGCGTAGTGGCACTGACTCTCCAGCCCACAGTCATGTACAACGCGCTTCATGGTCTCCAGGCTTACAGACTGTGACAAAGTCGTCCATCACCGCGGAACTTCACTGAACTGGCGAGATAAGGGAAGAGTGATGTCATCAAGGTCCCAAGACTGGGACTTGGCATGAGGAGTGTCATAATGCAGTTGCGAACCTTTGGGTGAACCCCACGTAtttgtttcctggggctgccctgACAAGGTCCCGCAGACGGGTGGCCTTCATAGCAGGAAGGTTTTCTCGCGGGGTCCTGAGACTGGAAGCCGAGATCAGGGGCTGTTCTTTTGGAGGCTGTGAGGGAGCATCTGCCCGGCCTGTCTCCCTGGCTTGGAGGCGCCATCTTCTCCCCATGACTCCTCATCTCTCCGTCCACCGTGCATGTCTGTGTCCAGATGTCCCCTTTCGTGAGGACACTGGTCCTGCTGGGTTGGGGCCACCCTGGTGGCCTCATTTGAACTTGATTGCTCTGTAAAGACCCTCTCTCCAGACACAGTCCCACGCTGGGTAGGACTCCATTATGTGAGTTTGCGGGGAGCACCGTTCGGCCGCCTCAGCCCCGGTCTTACTGTCGCAGTAAAAATGGCAGGCAGCCTTTGAAAGCGCAAGCTCGTCCTGGTTCCTTCTTCGTCTCCTGGGCGGCGAGGTGTCCGCAGGGATGTCGTGTTCTGGCGGGCACGGCCCCTCCTGTCCACCTTGGACCTGTGTTTGGTGTGGAGGTTGGAAAGCATGggtggctgttttttttttcctctgcttggGAGTTTCAGCAAGAATTCCGTGCCCACGTGACCCTGTTAGCTTTATCTCCTGGCTGCAGAGCACCCAGTTAGGTGTGATGCCCGTAACATTTCTGAGTGTTCACACAAACAAAGCTCGGTAAATATGTCCCAAACTCACTCCTGGGGTTTGCAGTTAACCTTTTCCCACTGTTCTGGTTCCACATCAAAATATGTTTCCTGGTTCCTTGTGCCCTGTTTCCAAGTGACCTCGTCAGCGGGTGCCCTGGGGCAGCTGGAAGCCACGGCAGAGATGAAATGTTAGTTTTTTACCAGCGAGGTGGAGAGGCCAGACTTCCTTCCCCAGGAATGCCTCTCCGTCGGTCACATGCAGCAGCTCCGGCAGGCGTGGAAAATATCACCAGGATCTCAGGCTGCACAACTAGAAAGCTgtatttttaatgatctccaaAGTTTGGGATGGAGAATGCACGACATGCCCATCTTCTCCCCACCGTGGTACAGAACTGCTGCTCCATTAATCCTGTCCCTATGCCAGAAGGAGCTTTCTGGTGGAAAGTGTGCTGTGTGCATCCTTCCCAGGGACCGTCTAGGATTGTTGTCCTGTGAGGCCTTTCGTTGCTTGTTCAGCCCCTGCGGCCCCCAGTGCTATGCAGAGCCTCTGAGAGGCCCACAATGGCCAAAGAATGGTACTGAATTCTTGCTGCAATTGAAGCCATGATAATGTTTGTGAAGTTAGTAAGAGTGGGTGGTAGAACCTTGATAGTTTTAGAGTTTGGAGCCATTTTAGAGCTCAGCGGAATGATGTGTCTATTGTCAAAGCTTGGGGGGACTGGCACAGGAATCACAGGCCACCTGCCATACCCCCTAAAAATTAGAATCTTAAGCTGTGAATTCTGGCATCAGAAAGGAGTGGTTTTCTTCCCGACTTGCTTCTTTCCAGGGGTAATGACGGTGATCATAGCAAGTGGCCTCCCAGGGCACCTTTCCGTGTGCTGTTGAGGGTGCAACAGGAGGCGTTGCCGGGCTGCGTCTGGAGGAGGCCAGGGCGAGAGTGCACGTTGAAGGCTGTGCGGGTTATTTATaaatagtggttctcaaatgGTAGCTTTTAAAGATTTCATATGGACCGACAGGAACTAAAGTCTACGTGATTGCTTCCTCATTCCTTCATCGTTCGGCCTCCTCCACCTGGGAACCTGCCACAGGCCATGTGCATCCATGTCCAGGTCTGTCTGTGCCGACATCTGCTCTTTGGGCATCAGCCTCTGGAAAGTGTCCCTATCAGCATCTCCACGTGTCTCACTCTCCGCACCCAGACAGTCTCTGGAGTTGCCTTTGTAGAGGCAAGGTTGTAGGGGAATTGGAAAGGCAGAGGTATTTTGACTGAATTTATTGGTAACTTTAACAGCACAATTCttgaattcaatttctttttattttatttatttattttttttgagatggagtctcgctctgtcacccagactggagtgcagtggcacaatctcggctcactgcaagctttgcctcctgggttcacgccattctcctaactcagcctcccgagtagctgggcctataggcacccaccaccgcgcctggctatttttttgtatttttagtagagatggggtttcaccttgttagccaggatggtctcgatctcctgacctcgtaatccacccgcctcggcctcccaaagtgctgggattacaggcatgagccaccgcgcccagcccttgaATTCAATTTCTACACATGAAACATTGCCTCTTAGAActgaatgtttaaaaagaatttctaaggagtgaggtaaagaaaaagaatttctaaGGGGCGAGATAGGCTAATGAACAATGTTTACTTAGAGTCTGCTTGGTTTCAATGTTCAGAAATAGCTGCTAGGTTGGTGCAATAACGTATATTCAAatctcttggccaggcgcagtggctcacgcctgtaatcccagcactttgggaggccggggcaggtggatcaactgaggtcaggagttcaagaccagcctggcccaattggcgaaaccccatctctactaaaagtacacaaattagctgggcgtggtggtgggcgcctgtaatcccagctactcagaaggctgaggcaggcgaatcatttgaacccaggaggtggaggttgcagtgagctgaggtcgtgccactgcactccagcctgggcgagaggagcgagactccgtctccaaacaaaaaaaaccctgtttATTTCAGACATTAAGTTTTGGGCTGCAATATTGAAGATTTTAGCATATCGGTCACTTTTCTGCTATGCATAGTATTAGTTTCGAAAGGTCTGAGAAAACGTTCACTCTCTTGTGTTTCATAAGTTATCTGAAAGTTTCACAGTTTATCACAATTTGGAATAAGATCAGCTAACCCCCAGCACAGTAACAGGTGGACTCTCTTCTCTTTCGCAGACACGAGTCCTCTGCCAGGCTCAGTAGCGATTCCTCCTGCGTTTGAATGAATGCCCTTTGCTCTTGTGGCTCTGGTACCGGAGGGGTTCGGGCCCTGGCAGTGTTGGGGGAACAGTGCAGGCTTTTGAGGGCTCCCAGGTCCTGTAGTGGGGCCATctctgggctctggagccagactgtccAGACCTCCGTGTCCGCGGGCACTGGTGGGCCCTTTGGGGTGATGGTGAACATAGTCTCTAAGGCGTTGTACCGAACCCCAGCATAGCAGGATGTGTAAGGTGGTAGCCGTGGGGTCTTCCCCGAGCTTTCCGCTGCCATCACCTCCTGGGAAGACAGATAGCAAAGAAGCCGAGGGTGTCAAGTTGCCCCATGGTTTGTAAAACACTGGCATGGGCTGGAACGGCTCAGGACTGACTGCCAGTGCGTCTCCCTGTAAGCCCCTCCCTTTCTGGGGAGGGAAGCCCcccacagcccacagcccacagccAGCCTCGAAGCCACGTCGCCCTGGCTCTGGTTCCCGCTAACCCTTGCTGGGGAATCCCCCCCACAACCTGTCCTGCTGTTTCCTGCTGTTTCTGGAGCTAGACAAGCCTCAGCTGGCCTCCTGGCTCCCGGCATGCGTGTCAGGCCCTGGGGAGTCTCCAGTCCCTCCTGTGGGTACTGGGCTGGGCTGGCTCTGAAGGGTCTTGAAGAACGTGGCCGTGTGCCTCCCTGGCATTCGCGGTGGTGGCTCTGGAGCTTGCGTTTGGCTGAGCAGGCCAGCAGGTGACTCGCGCAAGCCAGACGGTCCCCAGGAAGCCCTCAGCTGtggtgggagatgggagatgggctgtggcaggagatgggagatgggCTGTGGCGGGAGATGGGCTGtggtgggagatgggagatgggctGTGGCGGGAGATGGGCTGtggtgggagatgggagatgggctGTGGCGGGAGATGGGCTGTGGCTGGGCCTGTCCTCTGTGGTGCTGTGGATGCGTCCTATTCAGGAGCTGCCTACCCAGTTTCATTGCGATGTTGGAATCTGTCCTTGGTCCCTGCCACCATGGGGTGGGTGGAGCCCCTGGCAccctgccttcttcccttcctgtgGGTCTGCAGGGCTCGGGGTGTTGATGGAGACTGTGGGGGTCGGGGGAGCCAGCAGTTTCGTTGTGTGATGGCGGGAAGAATCCGCGTGCTGCCCCACCATGCCTTGCGACGCTCTGTGGTGGGGAGCTGTCGGGTCACAGTCAGGCGCTTAACGGCCACCCGACTGTGGACGCGGCTGAGGCCACTTGCCCAGGGAGACCCAGTCACAACCAACAGAACTGGACTCTGCCATGATGAGCAGACCCCACAACCTACACTCCAGACTCCACCCGTGCTGGGACCCCGACTCCCAGGAGACCTGGCGAGCTCAGCCCTCTTGTCACGAGGCCTGTACGGGGTGGGGGCAGGTGTCACGGGGACCCTCGGCCCGGACTGGCCTTCTGCTCTCGTCACCAAGATGTGGAGCCTTCTGGGGTCAGAGCCCAGTCGAGGGGCTTTACGCAGCCTGTGGTGTCCTTGGAGCCACAGCTCCCTGGAGAAGGCACTGCGTCTGCCAGCCTCTGCTGGTGAGGGGCTCAGAGTTGAGAAGATCATGCCTCCTGACGGCATGAGCACCCTGCTCTTGGCTCATTTGCTCCTTCTTGAGCTGCTTCGGTAGCATTTGGCAGCCCACGGTTTTCTGCCTGCATTGTTTAGTTTGTTTCTGCTGTTACGGAGTTCACAGCTGACACTTGGAGGGCGGGGTTTGCAACACCAGTTTCTGATGGGAAGGACTGGTGTGAGGGTGCGAGGAGGCTGCGGAGGCCGAGGGCCTGTGCGTTCTCCAGGCGTGTGTGGAAGGGCTGGGGCATCTTCTCCCTGGTCCTTCTCAGTGTTACTCTGTCCATGTCTGTTGTTAGCCATGAGGAGGAGAAGGCGCTCTGTTCCTGGAAAGGAGAAAACAACGTGGCTTtttgctcagatttttttttttttgagccagggtcttgctctgttgtccaggctggagtgcagggtgtcatcacagctcactgcagcctcgacctcctgggctcaggtgaccctcccacctcagcctgccgagtagctgggaccacagacgtgcggcaccacacctggctaattgtttaagttttgtggagacagagtcttgccgtgTTGTccagggctggtctggaactcctggcctgaagcgatcctcccgacccgtcctctcaaagtgctggcattgcaggtgtgagccagagTTTTACAGTCAGATCATGGAGATCTGAAATGTTGCCCCATCTCACCGAAGACCGAGTGCCCGGGAGCCCCCCTAGGAGGGTCAGAACCTGCCCGGGAGCCCCCCTAGGAGGGCCGGCACCTGCCCGGGAACCCCCCTAGGAGGGCCAGCACCTGCCTGCCCGGGAGCCCCCCTAGGAGGGCCGGCACCTGCCTGCCCGGGAGCCACCGTAGGAGGGTCAGAACCTGCCTGGTTAGCTCAGATGCCCCCGTGGAGACAGCGTGGGGGCGGCAGGGAGCTGGAAACCTTCCCAGGTTCCCAATTTTGAGATTTCCTAAGCTGCCTGTGGTCCAGCTGGGAGGAAGTGTCTGGTCCTGATGTGCGTCGGTGACCACAGACAAAACAGGATTTGCTCCTGCGCCAACGTTGGCTTTTGAGCAGCAGGAtaggtgggcctggtggtgggtgcttcGGCAGCCGGGCAGCCGCAGGGACTTCCTGCCTCGGGATTAAACCTGAGTCGGGAGTTGGAGGACAACAGTTATTCACATTCAGAACCAGATCTTAAGTGCAAATTAATGTTTTTTGGATTCTTGAGCAAAATGTTTTCTACATTAtgataggattttcttttttataagtgCTTCTAGAACATCTCTGGAAGCTGGGTTAGACGCACAGGACTTAGTCGGCTTTTGGGAGAGACAGTAGTTGTAAAGGCCACACCGGACGCCGTGTGCACCTCCCAAGGTTTCCCATGTGAGACCATGTGGCCTGCATGCTGCGTTCCATCAGCACTGGGCTGTGCGACAGATGTGTTTCCAG includes:
- the NFATC1 gene encoding nuclear factor of activated T-cells, cytoplasmic 1 isoform X8, which translates into the protein MTGLEDQEFDFEFLFEFNQRDEGAAAAAPEHYGYASSNVSPALPLPTAHSTLPAPCHNLQTSTPGIIPPADHPSGYGAALDGGAAGYFLSSGHTRPDGAPALESPRIEITSCLGLYHNNNQFFHDVEVEDVLPSSKRSPSTATLSLPSLEAYRDPSCLSPASSLSSRSCNSEASSYESNYSYPYASPQTSPWQSPCVSPKTTDPEEGFPRGLGACTLLGSPRHSPSTSPRASVTEESWLGARSSRPASPCNKRKYSLNGRQPPYSPHHSPTPSPHGSPRVSVTDDSWLGNTTQYTSSAIVAAINALTTDSSLDLGDGVPVKSRKTTLEQPPSVALKVEPVGEDLGSPPPPADFAPEDFSSFQHIRKGGFCDQYLAVPQHPYQWAKPKPLSPTSYMSPTLPALDWQLPSHSGPYELRIEVQPKSHHRAHYETEGSRGAVKASAGGHPIVQLHGYLENEPLMLQLFIGTADDRLLRPHAFYQVHRITGKTVSTTSHEAILSNTKVLEIPLLPENSMRAVIDCAGILKLRNSDIELRKGETDIGRKNTRVRLVFRVHVPQPSGRTLSLQVASNPIECSQRSAQELPLVEKQSTDSYPVVGGKKMVLSGHNFLQDSKVIFVEKAPDGHHVWEMEAKTDRDLCKPNSLVVEIPPFRNQRITSPVHVSFYVCNGKRKRSQYQRFTYLPANVNEIIRNDLSSTNTHS
- the NFATC1 gene encoding nuclear factor of activated T-cells, cytoplasmic 1 isoform X6 yields the protein MPSTSFPVPSKFPLGPAAAVFGRGETLGPAPRAGGTMKSAEEEHYGYASSNVSPALPLPTAHSTLPAPCHNLQTSTPGIIPPADHPSGYGAALDGGAAGYFLSSGHTRPDGAPALESPRIEITSCLGLYHNNNQFFHDVEVEDVLPSSKRSPSTATLSLPSLEAYRDPSCLSPASSLSSRSCNSEASSYESNYSYPYASPQTSPWQSPCVSPKTTDPEEGFPRGLGACTLLGSPRHSPSTSPRASVTEESWLGARSSRPASPCNKRKYSLNGRQPPYSPHHSPTPSPHGSPRVSVTDDSWLGNTTQYTSSAIVAAINALTTDSSLDLGDGVPVKSRKTTLEQPPSVALKVEPVGEDLGSPPPPADFAPEDFSSFQHIRKGGFCDQYLAVPQHPYQWAKPKPLSPTSYMSPTLPALDWQLPSHSGPYELRIEVQPKSHHRAHYETEGSRGAVKASAGGHPIVQLHGYLENEPLMLQLFIGTADDRLLRPHAFYQVHRITGKTVSTTSHEAILSNTKVLEIPLLPENSMRAVIDCAGILKLRNSDIELRKGETDIGRKNTRVRLVFRVHVPQPSGRTLSLQVASNPIECSQRSAQELPLVEKQSTDSYPVVGGKKMVLSGHNFLQDSKVIFVEKAPDGHHVWEMEAKTDRDLCKPNSLVVEIPPFRNQRITSPVHVSFYVCNGKRKRSQYQRFTYLPANVNEIIRNDLSSTNTHS
- the NFATC1 gene encoding nuclear factor of activated T-cells, cytoplasmic 1 isoform X9; this translates as MPSTSFPVPSKFPLGPAAAVFGRGETLGPAPRAGGTMKSAEEEHYGYASSNVSPALPLPTAHSTLPAPCHNLQTSTPGIIPPADHPSGYGAALDGGAAGYFLSSGHTRPDGAPALESPRIEITSCLGLYHNNNQFFHDVEVEDVLPSSKRSPSTATLSLPSLEAYRDPSCLSPASSLSSRSCNSEASSYESNYSYPYASPQTSPWQSPCVSPKTTDPEEGFPRGLGACTLLGSPRHSPSTSPRASVTEESWLGARSSRPASPCNKRKYSLNGRQPPYSPHHSPTPSPHGSPRVSVTDDSWLGNTTQYTSSAIVAAINALTTDSSLDLGDGVPVKSRKTTLEQPPSVALKVEPVGEDLGSPPPPADFAPEDFSSFQHIRKGGFCDQYLAVPQHPYQWAKPKPLSPTSYMSPTLPALDWQLPSHSGPYELRIEVQPKSHHRAHYETEGSRGAVKASAGGHPIVQLHGYLENEPLMLQLFIGTADDRLLRPHAFYQVHRITGKTVSTTSHEAILSNTKVLEIPLLPENSMRAVIDCAGILKLRNSDIELRKGETDIGRKNTRVRLVFRVHVPQPSGRTLSLQVASNPIECSQRSAQELPLVEKQSTDSYPVVGGKKMVLSGHNFLQDSKVIFVEKAPDGHHVWEMEAKTDRDLCKPNSLVVEIPPFRNQRITSPVHVSFYVCNGKRKRSQYQRFTYLPANGNAIFLTVSREHERVGCFF
- the NFATC1 gene encoding nuclear factor of activated T-cells, cytoplasmic 1 isoform X7, giving the protein MPSTSFPVPSKFPLGPAAAVFGRGETLGPAPRAGGTMKSAEEEHYGYASSNVSPALPLPTAHSTLPAPCHNLQTSTPGIIPPADHPSGYGAALDGGAAGYFLSSGHTRPDGAPALESPRIEITSCLGLYHNNNQFFHDVEVEDVLPSSKRSPSTATLSLPSLEAYRDPSCLSPASSLSSRSCNSEASSYESNYSYPYASPQTSPWQSPCVSPKTTDPEEGFPRGLGACTLLGSPRHSPSTSPRASVTEESWLGARSSRPASPCNKRKYSLNGRQPPYSPHHSPTPSPHGSPRVSVTDDSWLGNTTQYTSSAIVAAINALTTDSSLDLGDGVPVKSRKTTLEQPPSVALKVEPVGEDLGSPPPPADFAPEDFSSFQHIRKGGFCDQYLAVPQHPYQWAKPKPLSPTSYMSPTLPALDWQLPSHSGPYELRIEVQPKSHHRAHYETEGSRGAVKASAGGHPIVQLHGYLENEPLMLQLFIGTADDRLLRPHAFYQVHRITGKTVSTTSHEAILSNTKVLEIPLLPENSMRAVIDCAGILKLRNSDIELRKGETDIGRKNTRVRLVFRVHVPQPSGRTLSLQVASNPIECSQRSAQELPLVEKQSTDSYPVVGGKKMVLSGHNFLQDSKVIFVEKAPDGHHVWEMEAKTDRDLCKPNSLVVEIPPFRNQRITSPVHVSFYVCNGKRKRSQYQRFTYLPANACGSPHRGFEQH